One genomic region from Gossypium hirsutum isolate 1008001.06 chromosome D13, Gossypium_hirsutum_v2.1, whole genome shotgun sequence encodes:
- the LOC121225476 gene encoding probable carboxylesterase 12, protein METTQYLRLYVPKNATSSSAQKLPLLVYFHDGAFFIGTASSPMYHTYLNSLVAEANVIAVPVDYRRAPEHPIPIAYHDSQYALKWLASHYGGNGHEKWLNRHVDFNKVYLSGDSTGANKSHHMAIRIGKEKLDGINLAGIMLIHPYFGGKEPVGDETKDPDKRAKIERFWRLVSPTTSGTDDPWINPFKDQSLASLVCSRVLVCVAEKDVLRHRGWYYCERLKKTGWKGEVEMMESKGEDNVFPLLEPTCDSAMAKLKKVAAFMNQGPW, encoded by the exons ATGG AAACCACCCAATACCTCCGACTTTACGTCCCTAAAAACGCCACTTCCTCCTCCGCCCAAAAGCTCCCACTTCTCGTCTACTTTCACGACGGAGCATTTTTCATAGGGACTGCCTCCTCTCCTATGTACCATACTTACTTAAACTCCTTAGTTGCAGAAGCCAATGTTATCGCCGTCCCGGTTGATTACAGGCGAGCCCCTGAGCACCCTATTCCTATTGCATACCATGATTCACAGTATGCCCTTAAATGGCTCGCCTCCCATTACGGCGGAAACGGCCATGAAAAGTGGTTGAACCGTCATGTTGATTTCAACAAAGTTTATTTATCAGGTGATAGTACAGGCGCCAACAAATCGCACCATATGGCCATTAGAATCGGTAAAGAAAAGCTGGACGGAATAAACCTTGCGGGCATTATGTTAATACATCCATATTTTGGGGGCAAAGAACCAGTAGGTGACGAGACCAAGGACCCAGATAAAAGGGCCAAAATAGAAAGATTTTGGCGTTTGGTATCTCCGACGACGAGTGGAACTGACGACCCATGGATCAATCCCTTTAAAGATCAAAGCTTGGCGAGCCTGGTTTGTAGCAGGGTGCTTGTCTGCGTTGCTGAAAAGGATGTGTTGAGACACAGGGGGTGGTACTACTGCGAGAGGTTGAAGAAGACTGGATGGAAAGGTGAAGTGGAGATGATGGAGAGCAAAGGAGAAGACAATGTATTCCCTCTGTTAGAACCCACTTGCGATAGTGCCATGGCTAAGCTGAAGAAGGTTGCTGCATTCATGAACCAGGGTCCATGGTAA